From Eremothecium sinecaudum strain ATCC 58844 chromosome V, complete sequence, a single genomic window includes:
- the MLH3 gene encoding mismatch repair protein MLH3 (Syntenic homolog of Ashbya gossypii AAL093C; Syntenic homolog of Saccharomyces cerevisiae YPL164C (MLH3)), which yields MLIRKLQDEVCQLLGSQQSILSIGSAVRELIQNSADGNCREIEVYVDLENWEIVVRDDGDGISREDLDLLGERYYTSKLENFDEVEDIKTFGFRGEGLHILKNICCLSILSKTDVSGGSAWLRKFPRKAAEQSDESSRDKHSLIGRSKGTTVIVENIFYNMPIRRNLLKGEAVSKVYDEIKSYVLQVLIFRPLAKITVYATENCQVKKIISGHAATDISVSTRLVSAITSVFGLCYHESQFASVHTSYQTISVEGVILKFPLTTKSCQSIYINKRQYEDKKFLAALNRLFRASNFGEHISCAYGTKTAGQQYCSYPAFVIMCHCPSTLSDLLQNPGKTIIHSTYANIIQTLILRVAKSFLKIQGYKMDDSEIQQELKATIGSPLASSLLRNSCNFSRTTNNFLNCERTTQKGDGIRKKRQNPDFRSIKKPFGVPSTISKLSTHSELVNLSGHYVVTDFQLQQLQLKKCTIINQIDKKFVMLKSPPLSSSSNSVLLMIDQHAADERIKLETYITEFLSKLFSIERKSLLTSCDISVPVSPPEFSLIKNYIHEFHFWGIEVELPENEINDYVLIRRLPILLDVKAKRNNFYLKGAILQHARDLEAHLLVRSSSILPNPITDFNSLQWWKCKNAIPRLLMEIFNSKACRSAIMFGDFLTREECVQLVERLSLCNMPFQCAHGRPSVIPILELGSKDDLSFGMYTNDYIED from the coding sequence ATGTTGATTAGAAAATTACAGGATGAAGTTTGTCAGCTGTTAGGTTCACAGCAGTCAATACTTTCAATAGGCTCCGCGGTTAGAGAGCTAATTCAAAATTCAGCTGATGGGAATTGCCGTGAGATAGAAGTGTATGTTGATTTGGAGAATTGGGAAATTGTTGTGCGGGATGACGGTGACGGTATCAGTCGTGAGGATTTGGATCTTTTAGGAGAAAGGTATTATACCTCCAAACTGGAGAACTTTGATGAAGTAGAGGATATCAAGACTTTTGGCTTTCGGGGAGAAGGATTACATATACTCAAAAATATATGCTGTTTGAGCATCTTGAGCAAGACGGATGTCAGTGGTGGAAGTGCGTGGCTGCGGAAATTTCCAAGAAAGGCGGCTGAGCAGAGCGATGAGAGTTCCCGCGACAAACATTCGCTGATCGGCCGGTCTAAGGGTACAACTGTAATAGTTGAGAATATCTTTTACAATATGCCAATTAGGAGGAATTTGCTAAAGGGAGAGGCAGTGAGTAAGGTCTACGACGAGATAAAGAGCTATGTGCTGCAGGTTTTGATTTTCCGTCCCTTAGCCAAGATAACCGTATATGCGACGGAGAATTGCCAAGTAAAGAAAATTATCTCAGGGCACGCCGCTACGGATATAAGTGTTTCAACTCGGCTAGTTTCCGCTATCACTAGCGTGTTTGGGCTTTGTTACCATGAGAGCCAATTTGCAAGTGTCCACACGAGCTACCAGACTATTTCTGTAGAAGGGGTTATACTAAAGTTTCCGCTAACAACAAAAAGCTGTCAATCCATTTACATCAACAAACGTCAGTACGAAGATAAGAAGTTTCTAGCTGCTTTGAATCGTTTGTTTCGTGCATCCAATTTCGGCGAACACATTTCTTGCGCTTACGGGACGAAGACTGCTGGCCAGCAGTATTGCTCTTATCCTGCATTCGTAATTATGTGTCACTGTCCATCCACCTTAAGCgatcttcttcaaaatccAGGGAAGACCATCATTCATAGCACATATGCAAATATTATTCAGACACTGATATTACGAGTTGCAAAATCATTTTTAAAGATTCAAGGTTACAAAATGGATGATTCGGAGATTCAGCAGGAACTCAAGGCTACAATAGGCAGTCCCCTTGCATCTAGTTTGTTGAGGAACAGTTGCAATTTTTCTAGAACAACTAATAACTTTTTGAATTGTGAACGTACAACACAGAAAGGAGATGGAATACGGAAAAAGAGACAGAATCCCGATTTTCGATCCATTAAGAAACCGTTTGGGGTTCCAAGTACTATTTCGAAGTTGAGTACTCATAGTGAGCTGGTTAACCTTTCTGGACATTATGTTGTTACTGATTTCCAGCTGCAACAGTTGCAACTTAAAAAATGTACTATTATTAACCAAATTGATAAGAAATTTGTCATGTTAAAGTCTCCACCTCTGAGTAGCAGTTCTAATTCCGTTCTGCTGATGATTGACCAACATGCTGCTGACGAACGTATAAAATTAGAAACCTACATCACTGAATTCTTATCGAAGTTGTTCTCTATAGAGCGAAAAAGCCTGTTAACTTCATGTGATATAAGCGTTCCAGTCTCTCCTCCGGAATTCTCTCTAATTAAAAATTACATTCATGAATTCCACTTCTGGGGTATAGAAGTTGAGTTGCCGGAAAACGAAATAAATGATTACGTTTTGATAAGACGTCTACCAATACTCTTAGATGTCAAAGCAAAGCGCAATAATTTCTATTTGAAAGGAGCGATTTTGCAACACGCTCGTGATTTAGAAGCGCATTTACTGGTTAGGAGCTCATCGATACTTCCGAACCCTATTACGGATTTCAACAGCCTACAATGGTGGAAATGTAAGAATGCAATTCCTCGGTTACTTATGGAAATATTTAATAGTAAAGCTTGCCGTTCTGCTATAATGTTCGGCGACTTTCTGACACGCGAAGAGTGCGTTCAACTAGTTGAGAGATTATCTCTGTGTAATATGCCTTTCCAATGCGCGCATGGAAGGCCTTCGGTTATTCCAATATTGGAACTTGGTTCAAAGGACGACCTTTCTTTTGGGATGTATACTAATGACTATATAGAAGATTAA
- the APC5 gene encoding anaphase promoting complex subunit 5 (Syntenic homolog of Ashbya gossypii AAL094W; Syntenic homolog of Saccharomyces cerevisiae YOR249C (APC5)) has protein sequence MVVNTAHRFQHIQLTKWYDPHDISGLMLVLLYALGTINIKPEILLTVLDPTGIRAIYNYDKKIDLNATVKIPTLESLVEFLINSDEEDAALSLIRALDQIPSIHGLIQLGIFFKKGVILDSMKERQEPFFKRGIGKRSLFYVLLSKKFRGFNDMYLSGDMNQKWKELESYRLQFQVTPVWFAIRSQLPPKIAFLTKVFNETDDNKLPIPILSEPQAREDDRIYPWILATRERYENVVNMELTKINTYSPPDLTIPERLVKYTSLHQRTMFPSVLMIQYTISLLNRNYQESQYLLFRIFDYAGSSFETSQTYDSASGPLFNSFMLSHLFRACGTPQAAVKRIEHVVKLVREHGSLTSVQPMLYSLFIFLKDYPHLTDKLQSAISHLKKYFENTARNSLTSIKFLSSIESLVQLTHEAYVPQALENAYKTRMLCMLDDKSRQTENIDPFANTVEIWNRIGISEIPPCYSIYTTRIRDYSEYRGTFSEVLEALNKGNDAPLYSCNIEYWPYDEQQKVKRLRIQYLRKIGELDEAMTLVNLYIEETKSKIIDKYWEFKLMKEKVYLLLECNMAARSIAIIMAMISAADKCKNGYQLAQCFVLLSKALVALCKYDIAVQLMRGNMYTVFQLNDRELEKDFIDIYYIALENSEPVKKGATLEQLAKLRKHYHYT, from the coding sequence ATGGTGGTAAATACTGCTCATCGCTTTCAGCATATTCAGCTAACAAAATGGTATGATCCCCATGATATCTCTGGTTTAATGCTTGTGTTGCTTTATGCCCTTGGCACTATTAATATTAAGCCTGAAATTCTTCTTACTGTATTAGATCCCACTGGAATACGGGCCATATACAATtatgataaaaaaataGATTTAAATGCCACTGTTAAAATCCCAACTTTAGAATCCTTAGTAGAGTTTTTGATAAATTCCGATGAGGAAGATGCTGCATTGAGCTTAATAAGGGCACTCGATCAAATTCCTAGTATACATGGTTTAATTCAATTGGGTATATTCTTTAAAAAGGGAGTTATTTTGGACTCCATGAAGGAAAGGCAGGAGCCCTTTTTTAAGCGTGGCATTGGAAAAAGGTCCCTTTTCTATGTTTTGTTATCGAAGAAGTTTAGGGGATTCAACGACATGTATCTAAGTGGTGATATGAATCAGAAGTGGAAGGAATTGGAAAGCTATAGATTACAGTTCCAGGTTACACCAGTTTGGTTTGCCATTCGTTCCCAGCTTCCTCCCAAAATCGCCTTTTTGACTAAGGTATTTAATGAGACTGACGATAATAAACTACCGATTCCCATACTTTCAGAACCTCAGGCTAGAGAGGATGATCGGATTTATCCATGGATACTAGCTACTAGAGAGAGATATGAGAACGTTGTGAACATGGAGCTAACCAAGATTAACACCTATTCGCCTCCAGACTTAACGATTCCGGAAAGACTAGTGAAGTATACTAGTTTGCATCAGCGTACCATGTTTCCTAGTGTTTTAATGATACAGTATACGATTTCCCTACTTAATAGAAACTATCAAGAGAGTCAGTATCTTCTGTTCCGAATCTTTGATTACGCAGGATCTAGCTTTGAAACTTCGCAAACATATGATTCAGCTAGTGGGCCTTTGTTCAACTCATTTATGTTAAGTCATCTATTTCGGGCATGCGGGACGCCGCAGGCGGCAGTAAAGAGAATAGAGCATGTAGTTAAGTTGGTTAGAGAGCATGGATCGCTGACTTCCGTGCAGCCAATGTTATATTCGCTATTCATTTTCCTAAAAGACTATCCCCATTTAACCGATAAACTTCAATCAGCCATAAGCCATCTCAAAAAGTACTTCGAGAACACTGCAAGAAACTCATTAACAAGCATCAAGTTTTTATCCTCAATTGAATCCCTTGTACAACTTACGCATGAAGCCTACGTTCCCCAGGCTCTTGAGAACGCCTATAAAACCCGTATGCTTTGTATGCTAGACGATAAAAGTCGGCAGACAGAAAATATTGACCCATTTGCCAATACGGTAGAGATTTGGAACAGAATAGGTATTAGTGAAATACCACCCTGTTATTCGATATATACTACTAGAATCAGAGACTACTCTGAGTATCGCGGTACATTTTCCGAGGTCTTGGAAGCTTTGAACAAAGGAAACGATGCTCCTCTATATTCGTGCAATATAGAATATTGGCCATATGATGAGCAGCAAAAGGTCAAACGATTACGAATTCAATACCTTAGAAAGATTGGAGAATTAGACGAGGCAATGACGTTGGTCAACCTTTACATTGAGGAAACCAAATCCAAGATAATTGATAAATATTGGGAATTTAAATTAATGAAAGAGAAGGTTTATTTATTGCTAGAATGCAATATGGCGGCTCGCTCAATTGCCATTATAATGGCTATGATAAGCGCAGCTGACAAGTGTAAAAACGGATATCAACTTGCTCAATGCTTTGTACTTTTGTCAAAAGCCCTTGTAGCTTTATGCAAGTACGATATTGCTGTACAATTGATGAGGGGGAACATGTATACCGTTTTCCAGCTCAATGACAGGGAATTAGAGAAGGATTTTATTGATATTTATTATATCGCATTGGAGAACAGTGAACCCGTCAAGAAAGGAGCAACCCTTGAACAGCTAGCGAAGCTTCGCAAACATTATCATTATACTTAA
- the CLP1 gene encoding cleavage polyadenylation factor subunit CLP1 (Syntenic homolog of Ashbya gossypii AAL095W; Syntenic homolog of Saccharomyces cerevisiae YOR250C (CLP1)), with protein MASLPPMQESLQPLEFDTPILEAKIAVLPPKREWRVKVPGEAKLTVKILYGIAEVFGTELTNDVEYTFQSANIAIYSVEHVKIEWKCAEALEPTISSETSMPYIYYLHFALEKMRLSSFDGPRMLIVGESSSGKTTLAKTLSAYALKGKPYTPLYINLNPQEGIFAPPSCITATPISYLLEVESTMWGQSMTTGATALHSKQPMVKSFGLEQIAENRELYLEAMNQLSKAVEGRLRNDPLVRRSGIIVDTPPLSHLDDSYTELKAAISKFNIDIMVVCCPDDSLAIKLGEVFQSLVRIIIRIPTSPGVVKIDDVARRSFQRSQIREYFYGNKNTVLSPYTIGVDLMDVVVWKPKSTLELGDAGAKTSMTELERVEVNASNLQHAIVSITYAPRKSTPEEVLKSGVLGIALVTEVNETKRKMRILLPVPGRLPDKAMILTAYRYLE; from the coding sequence ATGGCTTCTTTACCGCCTATGCAAGAGTCTCTACAACCTCTGGAATTCGATACTCCGATATTAGAGGCAAAAATTGCTGTTCTACCACCGAAAAGAGAATGGAGGGTAAAAGTTCCTGGCGAAGCCAAATTAACGGTTAAAATATTGTACGGTATAGCAGAAGTCTTTGGTACTGAACTTACGAATGATGTTGAATACACATTTCAATCTGCGAACATTGCCATTTATAGTGTGGAACACGTAAAAATTGAATGGAAGTGTGCGGAAGCTTTGGAACCGACTATCTCATCGGAGACATCGATGCCATACATTTACTACCTACACTTTGCACTCGAAAAGATGAGGCTATCTAGTTTTGATGGGCCTAGGATGCTTATCGTCGGTGAATCATCTTCGGGAAAAACTACTCTAGCAAAAACTCTGTCTGCATATGCGTTGAAGGGCAAACCATATACACCGCTGTACATAAACTTAAATCCCCAGGAAGGGATATTTGCCCCTCCAAGTTGCATCACAGCTACCCCCATCTCCTATCTTCTTGAGGTGGAGTCCACGATGTGGGGCCAGAGTATGACTACCGGTGCCACAGCGCTGCATAGCAAACAGCCTATGGTGAAATCCTTCGGACTCGAGCAGATCGCCGAAAATAGAGAGTTATACCTTGAAGCAATGAACCAGCTTTCTAAAGCAGTGGAGGGTAGGCTGAGGAACGACCCATTGGTTAGAAGGTCGGGGATTATTGTTGATACACCCCCACTTTCCCATTTAGACGACTCTTACACTGAGCTCAAGGCAGCAATCTCCAAGTTTAATATTGATATCATGGTCGTATGTTGCCCAGATGATTCACTGGCGATAAAACTTGGCGAAGTGTTCCAATCTCTTGTCAGGATCATAATTCGCATTCCTACTAGCCCTGGGGTAGTAAAAATAGACGACGTTGCAAGAAGATCTTTTCAAAGAAGTCAAATCAGAGAATATTTCTACGGGAACAAGAACACTGTCCTAAGTCCATATACCATCGGTGTCGATCTTATGGATGTTGTAGTATGGAAACCAAAGTCAACCCTAGAACTAGGAGATGCGGGTGCCAAAACGAGTATGACGGAACTGGAAAGAGTGGAAGTCAATGCTAGCAACCTGCAACATGCCATTGTCAGCATCACATACGCTCCAAGGAAAAGTACACCTGAGGAAGTCCTAAAAAGCGGTGTTCTTGGGATTGCTTTGGTGACAGAAGTGAATGAAAcgaaaagaaaaatgaGGATTCTGCTTCCAGTTCCTGGAAGATTACCAGACAAAGCTATGATTCTAACTGCATATAGATACCTAGAGTAA
- the TUM1 gene encoding thiosulfate sulfurtransferase (Syntenic homolog of Ashbya gossypii AAL096W; Syntenic homolog of Saccharomyces cerevisiae YOR251C (TUM1)), protein MSLYKLITPEAFHKLVQSETGRRVIAVDASWIPTESHVDTKNDFLKKERIPNAVFFDIDKVKTDSKYPHMMPTLDIFNREMSKLGLLRDDILLVYDRLENFSASRCALTFGIFGHPLVYLLTSYSKYKEANFPIDTKEVNDFTPFPKSKYVSDVDLRDQEIISFETLHNLVKTGEIKNYNFFDARVYERYAGKVAEPRPGLRSGHVPGASSLPFKDVLVDGELSSDALTLQSLLQKSFKERGTSIDETKPTIVMCASGVTACIIKTAIEVAGYGKAKLYDGSWTEWALRTGPEETETSSN, encoded by the coding sequence ATGTCTCTATACAAATTAATTACGCCAGAAGCCTTCCATAAGTTGGTACAAAGTGAGACTGGTCGTCGTGTAATAGCTGTCGATGCGTCATGGATCCCTACAGAAAGCCATGTTGATACTAAGAATGATTTTCTAAAGAAGGAGAGGATTCCAAATGCTGTGTTCTTTGATATTGATAAGGTTAAAACCGATTCGAAGTACCCGCACATGATGCCTACGTTGGACATCTTCAACAGGGAAATGAGCAAATTGGGTCTACTTAGGGATGATATATTGCTTGTTTATGATAGATTGGAGAACTTCAGCGCTTCTCGTTGTGCTTTGACCTTTGGAATCTTTGGGCATCCTCTGGTATATTTGCTCACGAGTTATAGTAAATACAAAGAAGCTAATTTCCCAATTGACACGAAAGAGGTCAATGATTTTACGCCATTTCCAAAATCAAAATACGTCAGCGATGTTGATTTGAGGGACCAGGAAATCATTAGCTTTGAAACGCTACATAATTTGGTAAAGACTGGTGAAATTAAGAACTACAACTTTTTTGATGCTAGAGTGTACGAAAGATATGCTGGTAAAGTTGCTGAACCTAGGCCAGGTTTACGGTCAGGGCATGTCCCCGGTGCGAGTTCGTTGCCTTTCAAGGATGTGTTGGTAGATGGTGAGCTATCATCTGATGCTCTCACATTACAAAGCCTACTTCAGAAAAGCTTTAAAGAGCGTGGAACTTCAATTGACGAGACAAAACCTACTATAGTTATGTGTGCCTCAGGAGTGACGGCTTGCATTATCAAAACAGCTATTGAGGTGGCCGGTTACGGCAAAGCTAAACTTTATGACGGTTCCTGGACTGAATGGGCATTAAGGACAGGTCCCGAAGAGACAGAGACGTCAAGTAATTAG
- the ATG29 gene encoding Atg29p (Syntenic homolog of Ashbya gossypii AAL098W; Syntenic homolog of Saccharomyces cerevisiae YPL166W (ATG29)): MNNRNTVVYIKFSGINREDFADTPVFDWNYEQDRKLWSLVSVLQNKEDIDWNLLSKQLNTPEFFLRRRTYKLFSAHLKSLERELHRKVTLNGQYEGSLERVRNGINQLESTNMSSDSQEDKNGVSSLPTLKNTRKKHLQDNDNGNSSGISELSNLSVSKSALEEALMDRFHI; the protein is encoded by the coding sequence ATGAACAATAGAAATACGGTCGTTTATATTAAATTCAGTGGTATCAATCGTGAAGATTTTGCTGATACGCCAGTTTTTGACTGGAATTACGAGCAGGATCGAAAGTTGTGGTCTCTGGTTTCTGTTCTACAAAATAAGGAAGATATTGATTGGAACTTACTCTCAAAGCAGCTAAATACCCCTGAGTTCTTTCTAAGGCGAAGAACTTATAAGCTATTCAGTGCACACCTAAAGTCTCTGGAACGGGAGCTTCACCGCAAGGTAACACTCAATGGTCAATATGAGGGAAGTCTAGAAAGGGTACGGAATGGTATCAACCAGTTAGAAAGCACGAACATGTCCAGCGATTCGCAAGAAGATAAAAACGGAGTCAGTAGCTTGCCAACTTTGAAAAATACCAGGAAAAAGCACTTGCAAGACAATGACAATGGCAATAGTTCCGGCATCAGTGAACTTTCCAACTTGAGCGTTAGTAAGTCAGCCTTGGAGGAAGCATTGATGGACAGGTTTCATATATAG